The sequence CATTTACTCCAGGGGATGAAATGTGTATTTGCTGATTAGCGAAATGATTTTGTCGTGAACCTCAAAAAATGCTGGGTCCTTGAGGTTTCTAGGGCGGGGAATGTCAATTTTTAAATCATCGATCACCGTCCCAGGTCTCGGCGACATTACAATAACTCTATCAGCCATATAAACTGCTTCTAGTACATTATGGGTTACCATTAAACATGTCTTTATTGGGAGATTTGGGTCCTCCCATAACCGTAATACTTCTTTCCGGAGTGTTTCAGCTGTCATGGCGTCTAGGGATGAAAACGGCTCGTCCATAAGAAGAACTTCTGGTTCAACTACAAGGGCACGTGCGATTCCAACCCGCTGCCGCATTCCCCCAGATAACTCTCTGGGATAGCTTTTTTCGAAACCCTCCAACCCAACTAGCTCTATATACTTTAACGACAACTCACGACGCTTCCTCGGGTCTTTTGGAAACCCTCGGGCGTCTAATCCAATCTCCACATTTTCTAAGACAGTCTTCCATGGAAACAGTGCAAAGGTTTGAAATATCATACTGATCTTTGGGTTAGGTTGAGAAATTGGTTCTCCATGGAATAAAATTTCCCCTTCTGTAGGCCTATCGATCCCTGCAACCATTCTAAGGAGGGTTGACTTGCCACAGCCAGATGGACCGACAAGGCAACAGAATTCATCTTCTTTGACACTAAACGTTACATTCCTAATGGCCTCGATGTTTTTCCCTTCTGCGAAGAACGATTTGGAGACGTTTTTGAATTCCAAAAGTGGCAAGCCTCTCCCCCGATTAGGCGAATCTATACCTTCCCATTCTCTCATAAAGTCTATGCCATATAAACAGGTTAAGCATGATAATAGTTAAGGACATAGTAATTAATGTAACGACGACAAGGGTTGTGCTACCATATTCCCACGCAGCTATAGCAAGGAAAGATCCGAGTCCAGGAACCTTGTACACATGTCCAGCGTAGATAACATATTCTGAAACGATTAAGGCGTTCCAGCCCCCTCCCCAAGCTTGTACGCTTCCACTTATTAGCCCTGGATAAATTGCGGGAAGAAGTACGTGTCGAATATACTGAAGTTTGTGGAGGCCAAAAACTTGAGCTGCCTCTTTAATATCTTTAGGTATAGTCAAAATAGCCCCGATAATGTTGAAAGTGAGGTACCATAGCATACCGGTCATGGCAAGTGCAATGGATGCAAGTTCGAGTCCTAAGAAGCTTCCGTGGAAAATTCCGATAAGGTAAATTACTATTATCGGGAAGAAAGCGAGTGCAGGTATTGATTGCATAATATCAAAAATTGGAACGAGGATGTGCTCCAATGTTTTTGAGTGGGTTGCAATTAGGCTTAACAACAAAGCTAATCCAAGGCTGATAAAATACGCGAGGGTCAGGCGTAATATCGAACGCGCGGCGTAGTATGGGAGACTATATGCTTCAGGGTGAGTTTGAATAGCTTTGATAGCGTCCAATAGTGAGGGGATAATCACTGCTCCAACCCTTGGGCTTAGACCGATGGCGACTATAATTGTAAGAAAAATTAGAACAAGAATGCCGGCGAGAATGTACCATAGTCGATGATGCTTAGGCCTTATATCCCTTCGTGCAGGGCGTAGGTGAGGCCAGCGCCAGTGTACATTAAGCTTTCTGAATGATCCAATAGGTGAAGAGTGCCATCCGTTCCCAAGCTTGGAGTCACTCATACTTGTACTTCTCCGAATGTTCCATCAAAGGATGCCAAACCAGCCGATTGATCACTGCTATAACGCTCGCCAAAACGATCAGGCCAAAAATGGCAAGGGTTTCATCTCCGTAGACATATGCAGCCTTATCTAGAAAGGCTCCAATGCCAGGCAACCAGTATGTCCTATCTCCATATTGAATGTATTCGCAGGCAATTAGGAAATACCAGCCACCACCCCACGCTAAGATACTACCAGCGATGAGCGACGGGTAAATGGCTGGAAACACGATGTGGCGGAGATACTTAAAGCCGCGGAGTCCAAAAACTCGAGCTGCTTCTATTACGTCGTTGGGAATAGTTTTAACCCCGCTGATAACGCCAAATGCTACCGCCCAAGCCATGCCGGTAAAGATTAAAAGAATTGAGGCTAGTTCAAGCCCGATCTCACTGCCATGAAACGTTTCAACGAAAAAAATTACAGCTGCAGGCAAATAGCCCAAAACAGGGACAGACTGAAGAATGTCAAGCATTGGTATCAACACGTGGGAAAGCCTTCTAAACATGCCGGCAGCAATTCCGTAGGTTAATCCAAAAGCTAAAACAAATATGTACGCCACGGTCATCCTGAGTAATGTACGGGCAACATAATATGGAATATTCCAGATGTCCGGGTACTTCGCAATGCTAGTGGTAATCTCAATGAATATCCACTTAAGCCAAATGTAAGATGCAAGTGCGGTTACAATAATGAAAAATAAGATAATCAGGACAACTGTGCTGAGGCGAGACTGTCGCGGCGGTCTACGCTCCGACGTACTGCCAATCCCTTCTACGGTAGGGTTTAAGAACTTAATCCAACTTGCAACCATCTAGCGATAAAGCTTACGATTTTAATTCTCTCGAACCAACTTGGCTACGAAGAATCCATTTGTGTTGTGGATGTGGGGGTATAATCTCTGGCACTGGAATAATCCACGCAGCCCGGGAAGCCCAATTTTTGGCTTTGCGTCTACTAGTTTGAATTCAGGGTGCCATTTTAAGAACCGTTCAATGAGGATTTCATTTTCTTCTAGCGTGATACTGCAAGTTGAATATACTAAGGAACCTCCGTCTTTAACCAAATCAGCGCATGCGTTAAGCATCATCCATTGAAGCTTCGCCAGTCCACGGACTGCCCGAAGATCAACTCGCCATTTTGCTGAAGGCGTCT comes from Candidatus Bathyarchaeota archaeon and encodes:
- a CDS encoding ABC transporter ATP-binding protein — protein: MREWEGIDSPNRGRGLPLLEFKNVSKSFFAEGKNIEAIRNVTFSVKEDEFCCLVGPSGCGKSTLLRMVAGIDRPTEGEILFHGEPISQPNPKISMIFQTFALFPWKTVLENVEIGLDARGFPKDPRKRRELSLKYIELVGLEGFEKSYPRELSGGMRQRVGIARALVVEPEVLLMDEPFSSLDAMTAETLRKEVLRLWEDPNLPIKTCLMVTHNVLEAVYMADRVIVMSPRPGTVIDDLKIDIPRPRNLKDPAFFEVHDKIISLISKYTFHPLE
- a CDS encoding ABC transporter permease subunit, which gives rise to MSDSKLGNGWHSSPIGSFRKLNVHWRWPHLRPARRDIRPKHHRLWYILAGILVLIFLTIIVAIGLSPRVGAVIIPSLLDAIKAIQTHPEAYSLPYYAARSILRLTLAYFISLGLALLLSLIATHSKTLEHILVPIFDIMQSIPALAFFPIIVIYLIGIFHGSFLGLELASIALAMTGMLWYLTFNIIGAILTIPKDIKEAAQVFGLHKLQYIRHVLLPAIYPGLISGSVQAWGGGWNALIVSEYVIYAGHVYKVPGLGSFLAIAAWEYGSTTLVVVTLITMSLTIIMLNLFIWHRLYERMGRYRFA
- a CDS encoding ABC transporter permease subunit, which encodes MVASWIKFLNPTVEGIGSTSERRPPRQSRLSTVVLIILFFIIVTALASYIWLKWIFIEITTSIAKYPDIWNIPYYVARTLLRMTVAYIFVLAFGLTYGIAAGMFRRLSHVLIPMLDILQSVPVLGYLPAAVIFFVETFHGSEIGLELASILLIFTGMAWAVAFGVISGVKTIPNDVIEAARVFGLRGFKYLRHIVFPAIYPSLIAGSILAWGGGWYFLIACEYIQYGDRTYWLPGIGAFLDKAAYVYGDETLAIFGLIVLASVIAVINRLVWHPLMEHSEKYKYE